A single genomic interval of Candidatus Desulfofervidus auxilii harbors:
- a CDS encoding pilus assembly protein PilM, which yields MKVFSGWRTLLKPVSLSTLLKGFAKKPLIGIDLGRHTVKILRLGQKQNELLDFGTYIMPPETWIDEGKRDEYALTALSTLKEQLKIKQKEVAISLPAKHVITKKIELPLMKKDELDKAILVEAEQYIPYNLDEVNLSYQIISEDEKEKKKMEVLIAAAKKEIVEKYVAILTEAGFTPYVLDVENFALANAYEVCYGKDEEPVALIDLGASKMNILVLVNNMPAFTREVPSGGIYLTRQIQEKLKMEFQEAEKVKIESTSDENILKGLKEAFLTVTNEWLQEIKTALEFFEQNSGTKIKKIILCGGSSKIVGFQEAMSKFLNKEVYNFNLFGKIHYNVERFDPAYLEYWSMQAPVAFGLALRNKVET from the coding sequence ATGAAAGTCTTTTCAGGTTGGCGAACACTTTTAAAACCTGTTTCTTTAAGCACTTTACTTAAAGGCTTTGCTAAAAAGCCCCTGATTGGAATAGATTTAGGACGACATACTGTTAAAATCCTCCGTTTAGGACAAAAACAAAATGAATTATTGGATTTTGGAACATATATAATGCCTCCAGAAACTTGGATTGATGAAGGTAAAAGAGATGAATATGCCTTAACTGCTTTAAGTACACTTAAAGAGCAATTGAAAATAAAACAAAAAGAGGTAGCTATTTCTTTGCCTGCTAAACACGTAATCACTAAAAAAATAGAATTACCGTTAATGAAAAAAGATGAATTAGACAAAGCTATATTGGTAGAAGCAGAACAATATATACCTTATAACTTAGATGAAGTAAATTTAAGTTATCAAATAATTTCAGAAGATGAAAAAGAAAAGAAAAAAATGGAAGTTCTTATTGCTGCAGCAAAAAAAGAAATTGTAGAAAAATATGTTGCTATTTTGACAGAAGCTGGCTTTACTCCTTATGTGCTTGATGTGGAAAATTTTGCTTTAGCTAATGCCTATGAAGTTTGTTATGGAAAAGATGAAGAGCCAGTAGCCTTAATAGATCTTGGTGCTAGTAAAATGAATATTTTAGTATTAGTAAATAATATGCCTGCCTTTACACGTGAAGTGCCTTCTGGTGGTATTTATTTGACCAGACAGATTCAAGAAAAGTTAAAGATGGAATTTCAAGAAGCAGAAAAGGTTAAAATTGAAAGTACTTCAGATGAGAATATATTAAAAGGATTAAAAGAAGCATTTTTAACAGTTACTAATGAATGGCTACAGGAAATAAAAACAGCTTTAGAATTTTTTGAACAAAATTCTGGTACAAAGATTAAAAAAATTATACTTTGTGGAGGTTCTTCAAAGATTGTTGGTTTTCAGGAAGCAATGTCTAAGTTTTTAAATAAAGAAGTTTATAATTTTAATCTATTTGGAAAGATTCATTATAATGTTGAACGTTTTGATCCGGCTTATTTGGAATATTGGAGTATGCAAGCGCCTGTAGCTTTTGGACTTGCTTTAAGAAATAAAGTTGAAACATGA
- the pstA gene encoding phosphate ABC transporter permease PstA produces the protein MRKIRQFFAFFLIYLATIIICLGLFSILFFIFKNGISVINLDFLKKPPTEAMTKGGIFPAIVGTFYLSLGAIIFAFPLGVGAAIYLSEYAKEGKIVHIIRIGINNLAGVPSIIFGLFGLALFVVYFKFGSSILSGSLTLGVLILPIIIQATEEALKAVPQSYREASFALGATKWQTIFKVVLPAALPGILTGTILGISRAAGETAPIMFTAAAFYTPKLPRTIFDEVMALPYHIYVLATSGTHIEETRAIQYGTALVLISLVFLLNLTAIILRIRFRKKF, from the coding sequence TTGAGGAAGATAAGGCAATTTTTTGCCTTTTTCTTAATATATCTGGCTACTATTATTATATGTCTTGGTCTTTTTTCAATATTATTTTTTATCTTTAAAAACGGCATAAGTGTTATAAACCTTGATTTCCTTAAAAAGCCTCCTACAGAAGCAATGACAAAGGGAGGTATATTCCCAGCCATTGTGGGCACATTTTACCTCAGCTTAGGTGCAATTATCTTTGCATTTCCTTTAGGGGTGGGGGCAGCTATATACCTTTCTGAATATGCAAAGGAAGGTAAAATTGTGCATATCATCCGTATAGGCATTAATAATCTGGCAGGTGTGCCCTCAATAATATTTGGTCTTTTTGGACTTGCCTTATTTGTTGTTTATTTTAAATTTGGTTCTTCCATCCTCTCTGGCTCTTTGACACTTGGAGTTTTAATATTACCTATTATCATTCAAGCTACAGAAGAGGCATTAAAAGCAGTCCCTCAATCTTATAGAGAGGCCTCATTTGCCTTAGGTGCCACTAAGTGGCAAACCATTTTTAAAGTAGTCTTACCAGCTGCCTTACCTGGGATTTTAACAGGCACTATTTTAGGCATAAGTCGGGCTGCAGGAGAAACTGCCCCAATTATGTTTACTGCAGCCGCATTTTATACCCCAAAGCTTCCTCGCACTATCTTTGATGAAGTGATGGCACTGCCATATCATATCTATGTTTTGGCTACATCTGGCACGCACATTGAAGAAACTAGAGCAATTCAATATGGTACTGCTCTTGTATTAATTTCATTAGTATTTCTGCTTAATCTAACTGCTATTATTTTACGTATCAGATTTAGAAAGAAGTTTTAA
- a CDS encoding PilN domain-containing protein: protein MIRINLLPVKEVKKYPEIRQELSIVVLSYVLISLIFLYTFISLNSQKNEFKKELQTVRTELQKYKDTEKKLARLKKEKEIVEKKIKIISNLEKERGKVIKILNILAKNFLADKMWLENLKLDGNKLHIKGIALGNEAVAEFMEKLKESKYFQTIELIKTVKKEIQGFNLTSFSLECKIRPVEKRV from the coding sequence ATGATTAGAATAAATCTTTTACCTGTTAAAGAAGTTAAAAAATACCCTGAAATTAGACAGGAACTTTCTATAGTTGTTTTATCTTATGTCCTTATTAGTCTTATTTTTCTTTATACTTTTATTAGTTTAAATAGTCAAAAGAATGAATTTAAAAAAGAATTGCAAACTGTACGTACAGAACTTCAAAAGTATAAAGATACGGAGAAAAAACTTGCCAGATTAAAAAAGGAAAAAGAAATTGTTGAAAAAAAGATAAAAATTATTTCCAACTTGGAAAAGGAAAGAGGAAAAGTAATAAAAATTTTGAATATTTTGGCTAAAAATTTCTTAGCAGATAAGATGTGGCTTGAAAATCTTAAACTAGATGGTAATAAGCTTCATATTAAAGGCATAGCTTTAGGAAATGAAGCAGTAGCTGAGTTTATGGAAAAGTTAAAAGAATCAAAATATTTTCAAACTATTGAATTAATTAAAACAGTGAAAAAGGAAATTCAAGGATTTAATTTAACGAGCTTTAGTTTAGAATGTAAAATTCGACCTGTTGAGAAAAGGGTTTAA
- a CDS encoding 4Fe-4S dicluster domain-containing protein has product MHVESSHAEKYVMVIDIDKCTGCGACVIACSQENNIPVRTDETDKYRSINWLVIYRITNGEPPPKTKVAYIPRPCMHCDHAICVHVCPAQATDKDRIGVVSQIYPRCFGCRYCMAACPYHARVFGWWDPVFPKGTERGLNPDVSTRMRGVVEKCSFCHHRYQKARDKAIAEGRVILEDGEYITACAEACPTKAIYFGNIKDPNSKVAKLVKSPFAFRLLEKFGTEPSVYYISRQEWVRRQADYYLEGIHKKAHE; this is encoded by the coding sequence ATGCATGTAGAAAGTAGTCATGCTGAAAAGTATGTAATGGTAATTGATATTGATAAATGTACAGGTTGTGGAGCATGTGTTATTGCTTGTTCACAGGAGAACAATATACCAGTGCGGACAGATGAAACTGATAAGTATCGTAGTATAAACTGGCTAGTAATCTATAGGATAACTAATGGTGAACCTCCTCCTAAAACAAAAGTAGCCTATATTCCAAGACCTTGTATGCATTGTGATCATGCAATCTGTGTCCATGTTTGTCCAGCTCAAGCAACAGACAAGGATCGTATAGGGGTTGTAAGCCAGATTTATCCACGCTGTTTTGGTTGCAGATATTGCATGGCAGCTTGTCCTTATCATGCCCGTGTGTTTGGATGGTGGGATCCTGTGTTTCCAAAAGGGACAGAAAGGGGATTAAACCCAGATGTTTCAACAAGAATGAGAGGTGTGGTAGAAAAATGCTCTTTTTGTCATCATCGTTATCAAAAAGCACGTGATAAGGCAATTGCAGAAGGAAGGGTAATATTAGAAGATGGAGAATATATTACTGCTTGTGCTGAAGCATGTCCTACAAAGGCAATTTATTTTGGTAATATAAAAGATCCTAATAGCAAAGTAGCAAAATTGGTTAAAAGTCCATTTGCTTTTAGATTACTTGAAAAGTTTGGAACAGAACCAAGTGTTTATTATATAAGCCGCCAAGAATGGGTAAGGCGGCAGGCAGATTATTATTTAGAAGGAATACATAAAAAAGCTCATGAATAA
- the phoU gene encoding phosphate signaling complex protein PhoU: MRHFHAELNDLKMDLLKMASLVERALRDSLKAFNERDETLAKRIIEGDERINRLEVEIDKQCLSLLARYQPMASDLRFITAAMRINFDLERCGDQAVNVAERVIELVKRPPLFCCMNELQSIAEIAIEMLIEAVNAFVYKDDKLAIEVCKRDDEVDELRDYIFRTLLDFMVTHSPAVRRGAHLIIVTRCWERVADHATNIAEHVVFLLEGKIIRHQY, encoded by the coding sequence ATGAGACATTTTCATGCAGAGTTAAATGATTTAAAGATGGATCTATTAAAAATGGCTTCTTTAGTAGAAAGAGCATTAAGAGATAGTTTAAAGGCATTTAATGAAAGAGATGAAACACTTGCCAAAAGAATAATTGAAGGAGATGAAAGGATAAATAGGCTTGAAGTAGAGATAGATAAACAATGTCTTTCTCTTTTAGCCAGATATCAGCCTATGGCCAGTGATTTGAGGTTTATTACTGCTGCTATGCGCATTAATTTTGATTTAGAAAGGTGTGGGGATCAGGCAGTAAATGTAGCAGAAAGAGTAATAGAATTGGTAAAGAGACCACCACTTTTTTGCTGTATGAATGAGTTACAATCCATTGCTGAGATAGCTATAGAGATGTTGATTGAAGCAGTCAATGCATTTGTTTATAAAGATGATAAATTGGCTATTGAAGTTTGTAAAAGAGATGATGAAGTAGATGAATTAAGGGATTATATATTTAGAACATTATTAGACTTTATGGTCACTCATAGTCCGGCTGTAAGGCGGGGAGCACATTTAATCATTGTTACCAGATGCTGGGAAAGAGTAGCAGACCATGCTACAAATATTGCTGAGCATGTGGTATTTTTACTTGAAGGCAAGATAATTAGGCATCAGTATTAA
- the pstC gene encoding phosphate ABC transporter permease subunit PstC, which produces MSVRIKEGIIKIIFLFLAFISISTLAFIVIFLFKESLPIFKKVSLKAFLFGKEWYPTDEPPAFGILPLIIASLLVTFLSSLIAVPLGVLSAIYISELARPFIKEILKPVIELLAALPSVVIGLFGMTVIAPFLQNMFNLSTGLNAFNAALMLALMSIPTITSISEDALYSVPSELREASFALGATKWETIYHVVIPAALSGIGTAIILGIARALGETMVVLMVAGGAAWIPESIFDPVRPMPAAIAAEMGEAPVGSDHYHALFAIGLVLFFFTLIFNLIAYYIAQKYKKVGEAL; this is translated from the coding sequence ATTTCTGTGAGGATAAAAGAAGGAATAATTAAAATCATATTTTTATTCTTGGCTTTTATATCCATTTCTACCCTTGCCTTTATTGTCATCTTCCTTTTTAAAGAAAGTCTTCCCATTTTTAAAAAGGTCTCTTTAAAAGCATTTTTATTTGGTAAAGAATGGTATCCTACAGATGAACCACCTGCTTTTGGAATTTTGCCACTAATTATAGCTTCATTGTTAGTAACTTTCCTTTCATCCCTTATAGCTGTCCCTTTAGGTGTGCTTTCAGCGATTTATATATCTGAATTGGCAAGACCTTTTATAAAGGAGATATTAAAGCCTGTTATTGAACTTTTGGCAGCACTCCCCTCTGTGGTAATTGGTCTTTTTGGCATGACAGTTATAGCTCCTTTTTTACAAAATATGTTTAATTTGTCTACAGGATTAAATGCCTTTAATGCTGCCTTAATGTTAGCATTGATGTCTATTCCTACAATTACTAGTATTTCTGAAGATGCCTTATACAGTGTCCCTTCAGAGTTAAGAGAAGCCTCCTTTGCTCTAGGGGCAACTAAATGGGAAACAATTTATCATGTTGTAATTCCTGCTGCTTTATCAGGTATAGGGACAGCTATTATTTTAGGCATAGCAAGGGCATTAGGTGAAACAATGGTGGTATTAATGGTAGCAGGAGGTGCTGCATGGATACCAGAAAGTATCTTTGATCCCGTGCGTCCTATGCCAGCAGCTATTGCAGCTGAAATGGGAGAAGCACCTGTTGGAAGTGATCACTATCATGCCCTTTTTGCTATTGGTCTAGTGCTCTTTTTCTTCACTTTAATTTTTAATCTTATTGCTTATTATATTGCCCAAAAATATAAAAAGGTAGGAGAAGCACTTTGA
- the nrfD gene encoding polysulfide reductase NrfD, giving the protein MDAALIPPGVKRCSFKKFLIWIACVSVVLAWGVYAMILCFAKGLNQTNLNDYFGFGLWITLDLAVIALGAGAFFSGFLRYIIGIDELKNIINLAVIVGWICYGSALMILGLDVGQPLRGWHIFWYANVHSMLTEVAFCISTYFLVLCIEYLPIILENPELDKNRFIHIFSHNLHEYMYIFAAVGTFLSFFHQGSLGGVFGVLYSRPFAFREGFFVWPWTFFLFILSAVGSGPAFTLLIAWTLQKATGRKLVKYNVLELMGKIAGIMLSIYLVFKLIDTYYWAIHILPEKGMTITQCYQGWFGPYGLWLLVAELGIFGIVPALILISPLRKKEFFLIIGALFDCIGIVINRFVFTVQTSAIPTYPFDKWVVYSPSWQEWATTIMVVALGILVISLSYRYLPLFPQEKELNP; this is encoded by the coding sequence ATGGATGCTGCTTTAATCCCTCCAGGAGTAAAAAGGTGTAGTTTTAAGAAATTTTTAATATGGATAGCTTGTGTATCTGTTGTGCTTGCTTGGGGTGTTTATGCAATGATTTTGTGTTTTGCTAAAGGTCTGAATCAGACAAATCTTAATGATTATTTTGGATTCGGTCTTTGGATTACATTAGACTTAGCAGTAATTGCATTAGGTGCTGGCGCCTTCTTTTCAGGGTTTTTGCGCTATATTATAGGTATAGATGAATTAAAAAATATTATTAATTTAGCTGTTATTGTGGGTTGGATTTGTTACGGTAGTGCTTTAATGATATTAGGACTTGATGTAGGACAGCCATTGCGAGGATGGCACATCTTTTGGTACGCAAATGTGCATTCTATGCTTACTGAAGTAGCCTTTTGTATTAGTACATATTTCCTAGTTTTATGTATAGAATATTTGCCTATTATTTTAGAAAATCCAGAATTAGATAAGAATAGATTTATTCATATTTTTAGCCATAATTTACATGAGTATATGTACATTTTTGCGGCAGTTGGTACATTTCTTTCTTTCTTCCACCAAGGTTCTTTAGGTGGCGTGTTTGGCGTACTATATAGCCGTCCTTTTGCTTTCAGGGAAGGATTTTTTGTTTGGCCTTGGACATTTTTCCTCTTTATTCTTTCTGCTGTTGGCTCTGGCCCGGCATTTACTCTATTGATTGCATGGACACTTCAAAAAGCCACAGGAAGAAAACTAGTTAAATATAATGTACTTGAACTTATGGGTAAAATAGCAGGAATAATGCTTTCTATTTATTTGGTATTTAAACTTATTGATACATATTACTGGGCAATTCATATTTTACCTGAAAAAGGAATGACCATAACACAGTGTTATCAGGGATGGTTTGGCCCTTATGGTTTATGGTTATTAGTGGCAGAATTGGGTATATTTGGTATTGTTCCAGCTTTGATCTTGATTTCTCCTTTACGTAAAAAAGAATTTTTCCTTATTATAGGTGCATTGTTTGATTGTATAGGGATTGTTATCAATCGTTTTGTCTTTACAGTTCAAACATCAGCTATTCCTACTTATCCTTTTGATAAATGGGTTGTTTATAGCCCAAGCTGGCAAGAATGGGCAACAACCATTATGGTTGTAGCTTTAGGTATTTTAGTAATTTCATTGTCCTATCGTTATTTGCCTCTTTTCCCTCAAGAAAAGGAGCTTAATCCTTAA
- a CDS encoding molybdopterin-dependent oxidoreductase, which yields MLTRRDFLKFVVGGAVGTLFSPLPWRMADEMVLFSQTWTYQPPKGKEKWVYTLCQLCPGGCGLKVRKIDDRVVKIEGNQLNPVNRGGLCPLGASSVQLLYGEHRRVKKPLKRVGERGEGKWEEIEWSTALNILTQKLQELRINGHGYTVACLDGYRNELVSGLIRRFCQAYGTPNYLTMPSGDETTSLVINALQGHEGHVGFDLENSDYILSFGSGLLEGWGAPVRMQIAYRYIYENPFKPKAKIIQIESRMSDTATRVDEWVGINPGTETALALGIAHVLIKQGIYNQEFINNYTTGFDSFKKLVLEQYKPERVSKITGVSKEDIIRIAKEFGQAKRPIAIWGRGKGDIPCGLYEIMAIHSLNALIGNINRKGGVICFNDPSETWWPEFGLDEIAKKTLSEPRIDTSKFPLITSLLYRFAENVNSQAHYKINALLIFEANPCYAAPDPALFIQALKNIPFVVTFTSFLDETAKYADLVLPAAFFLEKWEGITTPRGLQYPIFGISKPVLKSPYDVKHPADVILTLAKNIKGIAQAMPWRNYKEVLKAAVKKLYQKGEGKLADKEYSVSLNLNGSSLPGSFEAMWETLNKCIWFNPNVKKEGFKTASGKFEFSPKELNLSHYEEWELKGEKEEFPLMLIPSERLMLTDGYLGNAPYMVKALPNTVLIKNDLVVEINPATAAKYHLIEGDKVLLKTPFGEAKVRVHISELILQDVIAIPIGLGHNAYDEYLEGKGINAHQLLGYAKEKLTGIATWALSRANLIKI from the coding sequence ATGCTCACAAGACGTGATTTTTTAAAGTTTGTAGTTGGTGGTGCTGTAGGAACATTATTTTCTCCCCTCCCATGGAGAATGGCTGATGAGATGGTGCTATTCTCACAAACTTGGACTTATCAGCCTCCAAAAGGAAAGGAAAAGTGGGTTTATACTCTTTGCCAGCTCTGCCCAGGTGGATGTGGATTAAAGGTAAGAAAAATAGATGATCGTGTTGTGAAGATTGAAGGAAATCAATTAAATCCTGTAAATCGTGGTGGATTGTGTCCATTAGGAGCATCTAGTGTACAACTTCTTTATGGAGAACATCGGAGGGTAAAAAAGCCATTAAAACGAGTGGGTGAACGTGGAGAAGGTAAATGGGAAGAAATTGAATGGTCAACAGCATTAAATATTTTAACACAAAAATTGCAAGAATTGCGTATAAATGGTCATGGATACACAGTAGCTTGTCTTGATGGCTATAGAAATGAATTGGTTTCTGGCTTGATAAGAAGATTTTGTCAAGCTTATGGTACTCCAAATTATCTCACTATGCCTTCGGGAGATGAAACAACTTCTTTAGTAATAAATGCATTACAAGGGCATGAAGGTCATGTTGGATTTGATTTAGAAAATTCAGATTATATTTTAAGTTTTGGTAGTGGATTATTAGAAGGTTGGGGTGCACCTGTAAGAATGCAAATAGCTTATAGATATATTTATGAAAATCCGTTTAAACCCAAAGCAAAAATTATACAAATTGAGTCTAGAATGTCTGATACTGCAACTAGAGTAGATGAATGGGTAGGCATAAATCCAGGTACTGAAACAGCTTTGGCTTTAGGAATTGCGCATGTACTTATTAAACAGGGAATTTATAATCAAGAATTTATTAATAATTACACTACAGGATTTGACTCTTTCAAAAAACTTGTTCTAGAGCAGTATAAGCCAGAAAGAGTATCTAAAATTACAGGTGTAAGTAAAGAAGATATTATAAGAATAGCTAAGGAATTTGGTCAAGCAAAACGACCAATAGCAATATGGGGAAGAGGGAAGGGAGATATCCCTTGTGGACTTTATGAAATAATGGCTATTCATAGCTTAAATGCTTTGATTGGTAATATTAATCGTAAAGGTGGAGTAATCTGCTTTAATGACCCATCTGAAACTTGGTGGCCAGAATTTGGTTTAGATGAAATTGCTAAAAAAACATTAAGTGAACCGCGAATAGATACATCTAAGTTCCCATTGATAACTAGTCTATTGTATCGTTTTGCAGAAAATGTAAATAGTCAAGCTCATTATAAAATAAATGCTCTTCTGATATTTGAGGCTAATCCATGTTATGCTGCTCCTGATCCTGCACTTTTTATACAGGCACTTAAGAATATTCCTTTTGTAGTAACTTTTACTTCATTTTTGGATGAAACAGCAAAATATGCTGATTTAGTCCTTCCTGCAGCATTTTTCTTAGAAAAATGGGAAGGTATAACAACACCAAGAGGGCTTCAATATCCAATTTTTGGTATTTCAAAACCAGTACTCAAATCCCCATATGATGTGAAGCACCCTGCGGATGTGATTTTAACTCTAGCTAAAAATATAAAAGGAATAGCACAAGCTATGCCTTGGAGAAATTATAAAGAAGTGCTTAAAGCAGCAGTTAAAAAGCTTTACCAAAAGGGTGAAGGGAAATTGGCTGATAAAGAATATTCAGTTTCTTTGAATTTGAATGGTTCAAGTTTACCAGGTAGTTTTGAAGCGATGTGGGAAACTTTGAATAAATGTATTTGGTTTAATCCTAATGTGAAAAAGGAAGGTTTTAAAACTGCTTCTGGTAAATTTGAATTTTCTCCTAAGGAATTAAATTTATCTCATTATGAAGAATGGGAATTAAAAGGAGAAAAAGAAGAATTTCCTCTTATGTTAATCCCATCTGAAAGGTTAATGCTTACAGATGGATATTTAGGTAATGCTCCTTATATGGTGAAAGCATTACCTAATACTGTTCTTATAAAAAATGATTTAGTGGTAGAAATTAATCCTGCCACTGCTGCTAAATATCATCTTATAGAGGGAGATAAAGTTTTACTAAAAACACCTTTTGGAGAAGCAAAAGTTAGAGTACATATTTCAGAATTAATATTGCAAGATGTGATAGCAATTCCTATAGGGTTAGGACATAATGCTTATGATGAATATTTAGAAGGTAAAGGTATTAATGCCCATCAATTGTTAGGCTATGCAAAAGAGAAGTTAACTGGCATAGCCACTTGGGCATTGAGCAGGGCTAATTTGATAAAAATATAG
- a CDS encoding cytochrome c family protein, which yields MGQNNEKNLGWAPFVIGFILAFCVGWIFFGKHFAVPPLYGKLHQPVLFSHEVHTESAGMTCEDCHYLEPNGTWSGIPRLDKCIECHEEPQGETKAEIEFIKNYVEPRKEIPWLVYSRQPKNVFFSHAAHLKIARFECKVCHKDLGYNDKPPVYVYSRLSKYPQNYVIVMEDCMRCHKKFDAPNYCFTCHK from the coding sequence ATGGGTCAAAATAATGAAAAAAATTTAGGATGGGCTCCTTTTGTTATAGGTTTTATCCTAGCATTTTGTGTGGGTTGGATCTTTTTTGGTAAACATTTTGCTGTTCCACCTCTTTATGGGAAATTACATCAGCCAGTTCTTTTTAGTCATGAAGTTCATACTGAAAGCGCAGGAATGACTTGTGAAGATTGCCATTACCTTGAACCAAATGGCACTTGGTCAGGTATACCAAGATTAGATAAATGTATAGAATGTCATGAAGAACCACAAGGAGAAACCAAAGCAGAAATAGAATTTATAAAAAATTATGTAGAACCAAGAAAAGAAATTCCTTGGCTTGTTTATTCAAGGCAACCTAAAAATGTATTTTTCTCTCACGCAGCCCATTTAAAAATTGCCCGATTTGAATGTAAAGTATGTCATAAAGATTTAGGCTATAATGATAAGCCACCTGTATATGTTTATTCAAGGCTTTCTAAATATCCTCAAAATTATGTCATTGTAATGGAAGATTGTATGAGATGTCATAAAAAATTTGATGCACCAAATTATTGTTTTACTTGTCATAAATAG
- a CDS encoding type 4a pilus biogenesis protein PilO: protein MLEKLEEIPKSKRFALYAMIPILVVVLFWNLFYSPTKAEINRLKNNLKQEKQKLEKLKLAQKRLNKLNKEIKEIRQKFLRLSQLLPEEKEIPDVLSDVNALGNDTHLDFLLFEPQKEVAKNFYAEVPIRLLVEGEYLSVKSFLERISQLPRVVNVSKLDLGKPKVKKDKIILKAEMQLVTYRFLSTPKSTQKKGRKR, encoded by the coding sequence ATGTTAGAAAAACTTGAGGAAATTCCAAAATCAAAAAGATTTGCTCTCTATGCAATGATTCCAATACTTGTTGTTGTGTTGTTTTGGAATTTGTTTTATTCTCCTACTAAAGCAGAAATTAATCGATTAAAAAATAATTTAAAGCAAGAAAAGCAAAAATTAGAAAAATTAAAATTAGCTCAAAAGCGATTAAATAAATTAAACAAAGAAATAAAAGAAATTCGACAAAAGTTTCTTAGGTTAAGTCAATTACTACCAGAAGAAAAGGAAATTCCTGATGTTTTATCTGATGTAAATGCTTTAGGCAATGATACTCATTTAGATTTCCTTTTATTTGAGCCACAAAAAGAAGTAGCAAAAAATTTTTATGCTGAAGTGCCTATTCGTTTATTAGTAGAAGGAGAATATTTAAGTGTAAAATCGTTTTTAGAAAGGATTTCTCAATTGCCAAGAGTAGTAAATGTTTCCAAACTCGATTTAGGAAAACCTAAAGTTAAAAAAGATAAAATCATATTAAAAGCTGAAATGCAACTTGTTACTTATAGGTTTCTTTCTACTCCAAAATCTACACAAAAGAAAGGGCGAAAGAGATGA
- a CDS encoding PIN domain-containing protein, with product MFFIDSSVLIEGFKSKGIKEAQKLVKFLITRVDLLELGINSIVFSETVYQLINKKKRAPDITERYIFELFSICCVFAENADILSIAKEFIKTYNLKPNDALILATCKYYGIKNLISVDEDFEKACEKEGIILIDTVDKFKDAISGK from the coding sequence ATGTTTTTTATTGATAGTAGTGTTCTAATAGAAGGCTTTAAAAGTAAAGGAATCAAAGAAGCACAAAAATTAGTAAAATTTCTTATAACTAGAGTGGATTTATTAGAGTTAGGTATAAACAGTATTGTTTTTAGTGAGACTGTTTATCAGTTGATAAATAAGAAAAAAAGAGCACCTGATATTACGGAAAGATATATTTTTGAGCTATTCTCCATCTGCTGTGTCTTTGCGGAAAACGCTGATATTTTATCAATTGCAAAGGAATTTATAAAAACTTATAACCTAAAACCAAATGACGCTTTGATTTTAGCCACTTGTAAATATTATGGAATTAAAAATTTAATTTCTGTAGACGAGGATTTTGAAAAAGCTTGTGAAAAAGAAGGTATTATTCTGATTGATACCGTAGATAAGTTTAAGGATGCAATCTCTGGAAAATAA
- a CDS encoding pilus assembly protein PilP: protein MKWISILMIFALTNIVWAEVDLFKPFIKLRKEVETQPKSLLPLQRLKLSEVSLKGIIWNPRKPLALIEDSLGKGYILKKGDLIGLTGRVKEIRKDKVIIIEKYIDVFEGEKTRTVELSLPKKEAVLP, encoded by the coding sequence ATGAAATGGATAAGTATTTTAATGATTTTTGCTTTAACTAATATAGTATGGGCTGAAGTGGATCTTTTTAAACCTTTTATTAAATTAAGGAAAGAAGTAGAAACACAACCTAAGTCTTTATTGCCTCTTCAGAGACTAAAACTCTCTGAAGTAAGCTTAAAAGGTATTATTTGGAATCCGCGTAAGCCTTTAGCTTTAATTGAGGATTCGTTAGGTAAGGGTTATATATTAAAAAAAGGAGACCTAATTGGTCTTACTGGTCGAGTAAAAGAGATAAGAAAAGATAAGGTAATAATTATAGAAAAATATATTGATGTATTTGAAGGAGAAAAAACTAGAACAGTAGAATTGTCTTTACCTAAAAAGGAGGCAGTTTTACCATGA